Proteins encoded in a region of the Paenibacillus thermoaerophilus genome:
- a CDS encoding amidase domain-containing protein has protein sequence MEKQSRRLAEIGRRRAEGAVRPGKRETGMKVAVLSESSREVRVKLDLRIRSNYRSGESEHCEERWERQSVTLKRGTDGVWHVVRVEEHADERRTEADGLFWTAPFEPEIPAAAGKRAGVPSRPLLHPRAAGAMSLSLKPRPYDREAARQYADEYWNKRNPAYESFEVNCTNYISQCLFAGGVPMNYTGKRESGWWYAGKSGGKEAWSYSWAVAHSLQLYLLNSPTGLRGTAVSSSAELDIGDVIFYDWDGNGRFQHSVIVTDRDGSGQPLVNANTADSRRRYWDYRDSPAWTERTRYRFVRIESEF, from the coding sequence TTGGAAAAGCAATCCCGGCGGTTGGCCGAGATCGGCCGCAGGCGCGCCGAAGGAGCCGTCCGGCCCGGCAAGCGGGAGACGGGGATGAAAGTCGCGGTGCTGTCCGAGAGCAGCCGCGAGGTCAGAGTGAAGCTGGATTTGCGCATCCGTTCGAACTATCGGAGCGGAGAGTCGGAACACTGCGAGGAACGCTGGGAGCGCCAATCGGTTACGCTGAAGCGGGGAACGGACGGCGTCTGGCACGTCGTCCGGGTGGAGGAGCACGCGGACGAACGCCGGACCGAAGCCGACGGCCTGTTCTGGACGGCTCCGTTCGAACCGGAGATTCCTGCCGCCGCCGGCAAGCGCGCGGGAGTGCCTTCGAGACCTCTGCTTCATCCCCGCGCGGCCGGAGCGATGTCTCTCTCCCTGAAGCCCCGTCCATACGATCGCGAAGCCGCCCGGCAATACGCGGACGAATATTGGAACAAGCGCAATCCCGCCTACGAATCGTTCGAAGTGAACTGCACGAACTACATCTCCCAATGCCTCTTTGCAGGGGGCGTGCCGATGAACTATACTGGGAAAAGGGAATCGGGCTGGTGGTACGCAGGCAAATCCGGCGGCAAGGAAGCGTGGAGCTATAGCTGGGCCGTCGCCCACAGTCTGCAACTGTATCTGTTGAACAGCCCAACCGGCCTGAGAGGCACGGCGGTTTCCTCTTCCGCCGAATTGGATATCGGCGACGTGATTTTTTACGATTGGGACGGCAACGGACGCTTCCAGCACAGCGTGATCGTCACGGATCGCGACGGCAGCGGCCAGCCGCTTGTGAACGCGAACACGGCCGACAGCCGTCGGAGATATTGGGATTATCGCGATTCGCCCGCATGGACGGAACGTACCCGGTATCGGTTCGTGCGGATCGAGAGCGAGTTTTGA
- a CDS encoding D-alanine--D-alanine ligase produces MTKKIRIGLIYGGKSGEHDVSLLTAHAVIQAFDFSKYEVIPFYITKQGEWRRGPELLGPVGSKRELAFGETLPAAADQSVQVSSASVPAVAKDVGATALAPIFAAGQSGLGELDVVFPLLHGTYGEDGTIQGMFEMAGIPYVGAGVLASAVGMDKTFMKAMFAQEGLPQCVYRHFTRTQWESNRDYYLTEIEVALGYPCFVKPANLGSSVGVSKASNREELLAGIQEAFRFDRKVIVEEFVDAREIEVSVLGNEHPVASVPGEIVSSGEFYDYRAKYIDGKSAMIIPADLPDGMSDQIRQMAIRAFQAIDGSGLSRVDFFVRRSDNAILINEINTMPGFTPYSMYPLLWKESGKPYRELLDDLIRLAIERHEAKQQLTFAIDIE; encoded by the coding sequence ATGACGAAGAAAATCCGAATCGGTCTGATCTACGGAGGCAAGTCGGGTGAGCACGACGTGTCGCTGTTGACGGCCCACGCGGTCATTCAAGCTTTTGATTTCAGCAAATACGAAGTTATTCCGTTCTACATTACGAAGCAAGGCGAATGGCGTCGGGGGCCGGAGCTGCTCGGACCGGTCGGGTCGAAGCGGGAGCTGGCGTTCGGCGAGACGCTGCCCGCGGCGGCGGATCAATCGGTTCAGGTGTCGAGCGCGTCCGTCCCGGCCGTTGCGAAAGACGTGGGTGCGACGGCCTTGGCGCCGATATTTGCCGCCGGCCAGTCCGGTCTTGGGGAGTTGGACGTCGTGTTCCCGCTCCTGCACGGCACGTACGGCGAGGACGGCACGATTCAGGGCATGTTCGAGATGGCGGGGATTCCTTACGTGGGAGCGGGCGTGCTGGCGTCCGCCGTCGGCATGGATAAGACGTTTATGAAGGCGATGTTCGCGCAGGAAGGGCTTCCGCAATGCGTCTATCGTCATTTCACCCGGACGCAGTGGGAGAGCAACCGGGATTATTATTTGACGGAGATCGAAGTGGCTCTCGGCTATCCCTGCTTCGTCAAACCGGCGAACCTCGGCTCCAGCGTCGGCGTGTCCAAGGCGAGCAACCGGGAGGAGCTGCTTGCCGGCATTCAGGAGGCGTTCCGATTCGACCGGAAGGTGATCGTCGAGGAATTTGTCGACGCCCGCGAGATCGAAGTCAGCGTCCTGGGCAACGAGCATCCCGTCGCTTCGGTGCCGGGCGAGATTGTCAGCTCGGGCGAGTTCTACGATTACCGCGCCAAGTATATCGACGGCAAATCGGCCATGATCATCCCCGCGGACCTTCCGGACGGCATGAGCGACCAGATCCGCCAGATGGCGATCCGCGCTTTCCAGGCGATTGACGGAAGCGGCTTGTCCCGCGTGGACTTTTTCGTGCGTCGTTCGGACAACGCCATCCTGATCAACGAGATCAATACGATGCCGGGCTTTACGCCGTACAGCATGTACCCGCTCCTGTGGAAAGAGTCGGGCAAGCCGTACCGCGAGCTGCTCGACGATCTGATCCGGCTGGCGATCGAACGCCACGAGGCGAAGCAGCAGTTGACGTTCGCGATCGATATCGAGTAA
- a CDS encoding PAS domain S-box protein: MSVIPNWIHDLPKAAAIVHWDGHRAAFAAVNEPYCRMIGYSEEECLGKNPADLLNGESRRLLINLIRRMQAQRQMYAELTQITATGTEIDTRVDGSLLRSDGSGRLYLILCEDISACKWIERELSAGQARSSGICDPEFRIQRFDTYHQPAIAGARRYIDAPLFDFIAPDDRGKLLRLLDEAIELGCEQEQQLRTARFADLFDVAVKVRVRAFFDGYGRLLRYAFVIRDLQPYEEADDPGIRLKTLMAQRNMSASQLSEATGLSPQTISKLRSGKIRTPQRLTAELIAAELGVSPSRVWSKTRN, encoded by the coding sequence GTGAGCGTTATTCCGAATTGGATTCATGACTTGCCGAAAGCGGCCGCCATCGTGCATTGGGACGGTCATCGGGCGGCATTTGCCGCCGTGAACGAGCCGTACTGCCGGATGATCGGCTACAGCGAGGAGGAATGTCTCGGGAAGAACCCCGCCGATCTGCTGAACGGAGAGTCACGGCGCCTGCTGATCAACCTAATCCGCCGCATGCAAGCCCAACGGCAAATGTATGCCGAGCTGACGCAGATTACCGCAACCGGGACGGAAATCGATACGAGAGTGGATGGCAGCCTCTTGCGTTCGGACGGAAGCGGCCGCCTCTATCTGATCCTGTGCGAAGACATCAGCGCCTGCAAATGGATCGAGCGGGAATTGTCCGCCGGACAAGCGCGGTCCTCCGGCATCTGCGATCCGGAATTCCGGATTCAGCGATTCGATACATACCATCAGCCGGCCATCGCCGGCGCACGCCGATACATAGATGCCCCGCTATTCGACTTTATTGCTCCTGACGACCGCGGGAAGCTGCTCCGGCTCTTGGACGAGGCCATAGAGCTTGGCTGCGAACAGGAGCAGCAGCTTCGCACCGCGCGTTTCGCCGATCTGTTCGACGTGGCCGTCAAGGTGCGGGTCCGCGCCTTTTTCGACGGGTACGGCCGTTTGCTTCGATACGCCTTCGTGATCCGGGACCTTCAGCCGTATGAAGAAGCCGACGATCCGGGGATTCGCCTGAAGACGCTGATGGCCCAACGGAACATGTCCGCCAGCCAACTGTCCGAGGCGACCGGCCTTTCTCCGCAGACGATATCCAAGCTGCGAAGCGGCAAAATCCGAACCCCCCAGCGGCTCACCGCCGAGCTGATCGCCGCCGAACTGGGCGTCTCCCCGTCCCGGGTGTGGAGCAAGACGAGGAATTGA